The proteins below are encoded in one region of Grus americana isolate bGruAme1 chromosome 25, bGruAme1.mat, whole genome shotgun sequence:
- the IL10 gene encoding interleukin-10 yields MQTCSALVCLLLAASTLPARCSPTEPSCLHFSELLPAKLKELRIKFEEIKDYFQSKDDELNIQLLSSELLDEFKGSFGCQSVLEMMRFYVEEVLPSAMGTSTHHRQSVGDLSNLLLSLKAMMRRCHRFFMCEKRTKTIKHIKETFDKMNEDGIYKAMGEFDIFINYIEEYLLMKRWK; encoded by the exons ATGCAAACCTGCTCAGCCCTggtctgcctgctcctggctgccagcaccctgcctgccagGTGCTCGCCCACCGAGCCCAGCTGCCTCCACTTCTCGGAGCTCCTGCCTGCAAAGCTCAAAGAGCTGAGGATCAAGTTTGAGGAAATTAAGGATTATTTT CAATCAAAAGATGACGAACTTAACATCCAGTTGCTCAGCTCCGAACTGCTGGATGAATTTAAG gggAGCTTCGGCTGCCAGTCCGTGTTGGAGATGATGCGGTTCTACGTGGAGGAGGTCCTGCCCAGCGCCATGGGGACCAGCACGCACCACCGGCAGAGCGTGGGGgacctgagcaacctgctgctGAGCCTGAAGGCGATGATGAGGCGCTGT CACAGGTTCTTCATGTGCGAGAAGAGGACCAAAACCATAAAGCACATTAAGGAGACGTTCGATAAG ATGAACGAGGACGGAATCTACAAGGCCATGGGAGAGTTTGACATTTTCATCAACTACATCGAAGAGTACTTGCTGATGAagagatggaaatga
- the MAPKAPK2 gene encoding MAP kinase-activated protein kinase 2 isoform X2, translating into MLQDCPKARREVELHWRASQCAHIVRIVDVYENLYQGRKCLLIVMECLDGGELFSRIQDRGDQAFTEREASEIMKSIGEAIQYLHSINIAHRDVKPENLLYTSKRPNAVLKLTDFGFAKETTTHNSLATPCYTPYYVAPEVLGPEKYDKSCDMWSLGVIMYILLCGYPPFYSNHGLAISPGMKKRIRMGQYEFPNPEWSEVSEEVKQLIRNLLKTDPTQRMTITEFMNHPWIMQSMQVPQTPLHTSRVLKEEKDLWEDVKEEMTSALATMRVDYEQIKIKKIEDSSNPLLMKRRKKANPTEPTALPH; encoded by the exons ATGCTGCAGGACTGCCCGAAGGCCCGCAGGGAAGTGGAGCTGCACTGGAGGGCATCGCAGTGCGCGCACATCGTCCGCATCGTGGACGTCTACGAGAACCTCTACCAGGGGAGGAAGTGTCTGCTCATCGTCATGGAGTG CTTGGATGGCGGGGAGCTCTTCAGCCGAATTCAAGACAGGGGAGACCAGGCCTTCACAGAAAGGG AGGCTTCAGAGATAATGAAGAGCATTGGGGAAGCCATCCAGTACCTGCACTCGATCAACATCGCGCACCGGGACGTGAAG CCGGAAAACCTCTTGTACACCTCCAAAAGGCCCAATGCTGTGCTAAAACTCACAGACTTTGGCTTTGCTAAAGAAACCACCACGCACAACTCCTTGGCCACTCCGTGCTACACGCCGTACTACGTGG CCCCGGAGGTGCTGGGCCCGGAGAAGTATGACAAGTCCTGTGACATGTGGTCCCTCGGCGTCATCATGTACATTCT GCTGTGTGGGTACCCCCCCTTCTACTCCAACCACGGCCTGGCCATCTCACCCGGCATGAAGAAGCGAATCCGAATGGGCCAGTATGAGTTTCCCAACCCTGAATGGTCCGAAGTGTCGGAGGAAG TTAAGCAGCTGATCCGCAACCTGCTGAAGACGGACCCGACCCAACGCATGACGATAACGGAGTTCATGAACCACCCCTGGATCATG CAATCCATGCAGGTGCCCCAGACCCCGCTGCACACCAGCCGCGtgctgaaggaggagaaggatcTGTGGGAGGACGTGAAG GAGGAGATGACGAGCGCGCTGGCCACCATGCGAGTGGACTACGAACAAATCAAGATCAAGAAAATCGAAGATTCCTCGAACCCTTTGCTGATGAAGAGGCGGAAGAAAGCGAACCCCACCGAGCCCACCGCGCTCCCCCACTGA